Proteins encoded by one window of Pseudochaenichthys georgianus chromosome 9, fPseGeo1.2, whole genome shotgun sequence:
- the ubl4a gene encoding ubiquitin-like protein 4A → MILTVKPLQGKECSVQVTEDEKVSTVKELVSERLNIPANQQRLLYKGKALADEHRLCDYSIGPEAKLNLVIRPVGERTGPSGMSAGSSSSSSQGRVWQTVSTVLAKHFSPADAAKVHEQLIKDYERSLRQLSIDDIERLAGRLLHPEGDGMDTSYMD, encoded by the exons ATGATCCTTACCGTGAAACCGCTTCAGGGAAAAGAATGCAGTGTTCAG GTGACTGAAGATGAGAAGGTCTCCACCGTTAAGGAACTCGTGTCAGAACGACTCAACATACCAGCGAACCAGCAGCGGTTGCTCTATAAAGGGAAAGCGCTCGCAG ATGAACACAGACTATGTGATTACTCCATTGGGCCAGAGGCTAAATTGAATCTGGTGATCCGTCCGGTGGGAGAGAGGACGGGGCCTTCAGGGATGTCtgccggcagcagcagcagcagctcgcaGGGCAGAGTGTGGCAGACCGTGTCCACTGTCCTGGCCAAGCACTTCAGTCCAGCAGATGCAGCGAAAGTCCATGAACAGCTTATTAAG GACTATGAACGTTCACTTCGACAGCTGAGTATCGATGACATTGAGCGCTTGGCGGGAAGACTGCTTCACCCTGAAGGAGACGGCATGGACACCTCATATATGGACTGA
- the prkg1l gene encoding cGMP-dependent protein kinase 1 has translation MGTLRDLQFALQLKIEELRQRDTLIDELELELDTKDELIRRLQEELDRYRASVSLPGSSAASAACSVHGEDSQRANRKTVISEPFSLDPVTLAMVSQRICDKSKESQRLIQAAFSKNALLKNLDEGEVRAITACMCPSTINQGCYVVQEGAGGAQAYVLEEGRLDVTKDGLKLLTIEPEDMFGELSLLYNCTHTYSVSAQTDCKLWVIDRKSYQTILTQSGLNSLSHSMELLSSIPFLQSLPEDVIMKMSDLMEETHYNEGDYIIRQGATGDTFYILTKGQVNVTEKKAGHEEQIVLSKLSEREWFGETALWGEDVRTVDVVAAGEVTCLVIDREIFKDSLGGLVFDCSHEVKQSHESKIKCPDLVSSSTLSDFQIVCPLAVGEFGHVDLVQLKSNIKCLYAMRVLKKKLILNNGQREHILREGRILLEAHCPFIARLHKTFRDTECLYILTEACLGGDLCNSLKDKGCLDDCSARFYTACVVEALTFLHCRGVVYRDIKPENVVLDEHGYAKLIGSRCLKKVEVGKKTWTFCGTPGYMAPEIILNKGHTTSADFWSLGVLVFELLSGWLPFSDADPLNILTATIRGIDQIDFPKTISKSASSLIKKLCRSNPSERLGSQRNGAKDIQKHKWFEGFNWDGLCKGTLSPPVIPKIKDPVDSGASCSHYTEGSELCTNWDDF, from the exons ATGGGTACACTTCGGGACCTCCAGTTTGCCCTGCAACTAAAGATTGAGGAGCTTCGCCAGAGGGACACACTCATAGATGAGTTAGAGTTGGAGTTGGATACAAAGGATGAACTCATCCGGAGACTGCAGGAAGAACTGGATCGGTACCGAGCATCCGTCTCCCTCCCAGGGTCCTCTGCAGCCAGTGCAG CTTGCTCAGTTCATGGTGAGGACTCGCAGAGAGCCAATAGGAAAACAGTGATTTCTGAACCCTTCAGTCTGGACCCAGTGACTCTCGCCATGGTTTCACAAAGAATATGTGATAAAAGCAAAGA GTCTCAGAGGCTGATTCAGGCAGCGTTTTCAAAGAACGCCTTGTTGAAAAACCTTGACGAAGGAGAAGTCAGAGCCATCACAGCCTGTATGTGTCCCTCCACCATCAATCAGGGCTGCTACGTCGTTCAGGAGGGGGCCGGGGGGGCACAGGCTTATGTGTTAGAAG AAGGGCGCCTGGATGTGACAAAAGACGGATTGAAGCTTCTCACGATTGAGCCAGAAGACATGTTTGGAGAGCTGAGTCTTCTCTACAACTGCACACACACCTACTCTGTCTCAG CGCAGACGGACTGTAAACTGTGGGTTATCGATCGCAAAAGCTACCAGACTATACTTACGCAGAGCGGTCTCAACAGCCTTTCTCATTCGATGGAGCTGCTTAGCAG cattccCTTCCTGCAGTCTTTGCCGGAGGACGTCATCATGAAAATGTCTGATTTGATGGAGGAG ACACACTACAATGAAGGGGACTACATCATTCGACAAGGGGCCACAGGAGACACCTTTTATATCCTTACCAAAGGCCAG GTAAATGTGACGGAGAAGAAGGCCGGCCACGAAGAGCAGATTGTCCTTTCTAAGCTGTCTGAGAGAGAGTGGTTTGGAGAGACAGCTCTGTGGGG AGAGGATGTTCGCACTGTGGATGTGGTTGCTGCAGGTGAAGTTACGTGCTTGGTCATAGACAGGGA GATCTTCAAAGACAGCCTCGGTGGGTTGGTATTTGACTGCAGTCATGAGGTGAAGCAAAGCCATGAATCCAAAATAAA GTGCCCTGATCTCGTCTCATCTTCCACTTTAAGTGATTTCCAGATCGTCTGTCCCCTAGCTGTTGGGGAGTTTGGTCACGTAGACCTC GTGCAACTAAAGAGCAACATCAAGTGTCTTTATGCCATGAGGGTCCTTAAAAAGAAGCTGATCCTCAACAATGGTCAACGAGAGCACATTCTGAGAGAAGGGCGCATCCTATTGGAGGCTCATTGTCCATTCATAGccag GCTTCATAAAACCTTCAGAGACACAGAGTGCCTGTACATCCTGACAGAAGCTTGTCTTGGCGGGGATTTATGCAACTCACTTAAAGATAA AGGATGTTTGGATGATTGCAGCGCCAGGTTTTACACGGCTTGTGTTGTTGAAGCCTTGACCTTTCTTCACTGTCGAGGTGTCGTCTATAGAGACATCAAGCCAGAAAATGTTGTTCTGGATGAGCATGGTTATGCCAAACTG ATTGGATCCAGATGTCTGAAGAAGGTAGAGGTGGGTAAGAAAACCTGGACGTTCTGCGGCACGCCGGGCTACATGGCACCTGAAATCATCTTGAACAAAGGCCATACTACTTCTGCAGACTTCTGGTCTCTTGGAGTTTTAGTGTTTGAACTTCTGAGTGGTTG GCTCCCGTTCAGCGACGCTGACCCGCTAAATATTCTCACTGCAACCATTCGAGGCATCGATCAGATCGACTTCCCTAAAACGATCAGCAAAAGTGCCTCAAGTCTCATCAAGAAACTGTGCAG GAGCAATCCCTCGGAGAGACTgggcagccagagaaacggggCCAAGGACATTCAGAAGCACAA ATGGTTTGAAGGATTCAACTGGGACGGACTCTGTAAAGGCACGCTAAGCCCTCCAGTTATTCCCAAA ATCAAGGATCCTGTGGACAGCGGTGCATCTTGCAGTCATTACACTGAGGGATCTGAGCTGTGCACAAACTGGGATGATTTCTGA